One region of Ignavibacteriota bacterium genomic DNA includes:
- a CDS encoding insulinase family protein produces MNTQSPVPGLQFPVFNTPKNKMKKVIILISLFTLLVTLSLAQAPDRSKPPAAGPQPTLKLPPIQHFTLSNGMKVVLMEKHELPLVEMELMVNTGSVMNPSDKPGLASMVAEMMDEGAGSRNALELADAISFLGANIFPYAGMHTSGVSLHTPLSKLDAAMELFADIIMRPTFPADELERKKKERLTRLMQWHDEPRAIANVIFGRTLYGTKHPYGIPDIGNEKSLRAMKSEDLKSFHAQNFLPSNSTLVVVGDVPKNGIQQKLEKTFAGWQGGKAPEVKLPSVDQVSGRKIYLVDKPGAAQSVLRFGRIGVERMTEDYYAIQVMNTILGGSFSSRLNQNIRETHGYAYGANSSFQMRPTPGPFTAASDVQTNKTDSALIEFMKELRGISEISDDDLARGKNYLALGYPDNFSSLGSIANMLSELVLYNLPDDYFNNYIQKILAVTKEDVIRVAKKYIDTENIAVIVVGDKKEIEKGIKALNLGSIKNYSIVDVLGKSPKVDEEKR; encoded by the coding sequence ATGAATACGCAGTCCCCTGTTCCCGGTTTACAGTTTCCTGTTTTCAATACTCCGAAGAACAAAATGAAAAAAGTAATCATCCTCATTTCTTTATTCACGTTATTAGTAACACTTTCTTTAGCGCAAGCGCCTGATAGAAGCAAACCACCCGCGGCAGGTCCGCAACCGACATTGAAACTTCCTCCGATTCAGCATTTTACATTATCGAACGGAATGAAGGTTGTGTTGATGGAGAAGCACGAGTTGCCGCTCGTGGAAATGGAATTGATGGTCAACACCGGTTCCGTGATGAATCCTTCGGACAAACCGGGACTTGCAAGCATGGTCGCTGAAATGATGGACGAAGGGGCCGGTTCGCGCAATGCACTTGAACTTGCAGACGCGATAAGTTTTCTCGGAGCGAATATTTTTCCCTACGCGGGAATGCACACGAGTGGAGTTTCACTTCACACGCCTCTTTCTAAATTAGATGCGGCGATGGAGTTGTTTGCCGATATCATTATGCGACCAACGTTTCCTGCCGATGAACTTGAACGGAAAAAGAAAGAACGACTCACCCGATTGATGCAGTGGCACGACGAACCAAGAGCAATTGCAAACGTCATCTTTGGTCGAACGTTATACGGAACAAAACACCCGTACGGAATTCCTGACATCGGAAATGAGAAGAGTCTACGTGCGATGAAGTCGGAGGATTTGAAATCGTTTCATGCGCAGAATTTTCTCCCTTCTAACTCAACGCTCGTCGTTGTTGGTGATGTTCCTAAGAACGGAATTCAGCAGAAGTTGGAAAAGACCTTTGCCGGTTGGCAAGGAGGAAAAGCGCCGGAAGTGAAGTTGCCATCCGTTGACCAAGTGAGCGGAAGAAAAATTTATTTGGTAGATAAACCGGGTGCCGCACAATCGGTACTTCGTTTTGGTCGCATTGGCGTAGAGCGAATGACAGAAGATTACTATGCTATACAGGTGATGAATACGATTCTCGGCGGCTCGTTTAGTTCACGATTGAACCAAAATATTCGAGAGACACACGGGTACGCGTACGGTGCAAACTCTTCATTTCAAATGCGACCCACACCGGGTCCGTTCACGGCGGCATCGGATGTTCAAACCAACAAAACCGATAGCGCACTGATTGAGTTTATGAAGGAACTTCGCGGCATTTCGGAAATTTCGGACGATGACCTTGCACGAGGGAAAAATTATCTTGCGCTCGGTTATCCCGACAACTTTTCTTCTCTCGGTTCGATAGCAAACATGCTGAGCGAACTTGTCCTGTATAATTTGCCGGATGATTATTTCAACAACTACATCCAAAAGATTTTGGCAGTAACGAAAGAAGATGTTATCCGTGTTGCAAAGAAATACATTGACACGGAAAACATTGCTGTTATTGTTGTCGGTGACAAAAAAGAAATCGAGAAGGGAATTAAAGCGCTGAATCTCGGCTCTATCAAAAACTATTCGATAGTTGATGTGCTTGGAAAATCGCCTAAGGTGGATGAAGAAAAGAGA
- a CDS encoding insulinase family protein, protein MKGGKQAPPLSYPPAVLTEEKRVVLEDKVQLPRLYMAWHSPRVLSPGDAELDILANVLAGGKTSRLYKRLVYDMQIAQDVSAFQSSSKINSSFMIMATAREGYSLSELEKVIQEEINKLKSEPPTTMEVQRAVNQYEASFLDRLEGASGKADQLNNYFTLTGNPDYFYEDLARYKAIDLKDVHSVCDKYLIDDGRVLLSVVPKGKTELAATKGGK, encoded by the coding sequence GGTGTTGACGGAGGAAAAGCGCGTTGTGCTTGAAGATAAAGTTCAACTGCCGCGGTTATACATGGCGTGGCATTCACCGAGAGTTCTTTCTCCGGGAGATGCCGAACTTGATATTCTTGCTAATGTACTTGCAGGAGGAAAAACTTCCCGGCTCTACAAACGGCTTGTGTATGATATGCAAATAGCGCAGGATGTTTCTGCGTTTCAGAGTTCCTCTAAAATTAATTCTTCTTTTATGATTATGGCTACGGCGAGAGAAGGATATTCACTCTCTGAACTTGAGAAGGTGATTCAGGAAGAAATCAACAAATTAAAATCTGAACCGCCAACAACAATGGAAGTTCAGCGAGCAGTCAATCAATATGAAGCGAGTTTTCTTGACCGGCTGGAAGGCGCTTCAGGAAAAGCAGACCAACTCAACAATTATTTTACCTTGACAGGTAATCCCGATTATTTTTATGAAGACCTCGCGCGGTATAAAGCCATTGACCTGAAGGATGTTCACTCGGTGTGCGATAAATATTTGATTGATGATGGGCGGGTCTTGTTAAGTGTCGTTCCGAAAGGAAAGACAGAATTAGCCGCGACGAAAGGAGGAAAGTGA